Proteins from a genomic interval of Bombus affinis isolate iyBomAffi1 chromosome 14, iyBomAffi1.2, whole genome shotgun sequence:
- the LOC126924016 gene encoding sphingosine-1-phosphate lyase isoform X1, with product MNVYFLGVNNMKQLINNYFEAKEPWQIVTITSTTILATVWLWNFVFQDEMNSKFCFLGLVERAKKQLFSLRNFIPAIRNKIDQELDKINQTFEQETLQRIKDIPFIVKLPEKSLEPKEILERIKTCVQLAYCYLGDYDWESGKVSGAIYRVDINLLQLMGDIYSIASYTNPLHPDIFPGVCKMEAEVVRIVCNLFHGDEDSCGTMTSGGTESILLACKTYRDYARNVKGIKNPEIVMPITAHSAFDKAAQYLKLKVRSVPVNQHSYTACIKSMEKAITRNTIMLIGSTPNFPYGTMDNIKAISDLGVKYNIPVHVDACLGGFLICFMPNAGFNVPPCDFRLSGVTSISVDTHKYAYAPKGSSLILYRNKKLRHYQYTITTDWPGGIYGSPTVSGSRAGGIIASCWATLMYFGYNEYLESTKKIIETTKYIEQRLRKLDGIFIFGTPATSVIALGSNDFHIYKLSEALNVRGWNLNTLQFPCGIHLCVTYVHTQLGVADQFLSDVETELSIILKNPEAPVDGKLAIYGMSQSIPDRSIVGDFAKCFLDSIYFTPGNKTMVNNGSSI from the exons atgaacgtatattttcttggtgttaataatatgaaacaactgattaataattattttgaagCCAAAGAACCATGGCAAATAGTGACTATAACCAGTACAACCATCCTTGCCACAGTTTGGTTATGGAATTTTGTCTTTCAAGATGAGA TGAATAGCAAATTTTGTTTTCTAGGTCTGGTAGAAAGAGCAAAGAAGCAACTGTTTAGTTTAAGGAATTTTATACCTGCTATTAGAAATAAAATTGATCAAGAATTAGATAAGATTAATCAAACGTTTGAACAAGAAACGTTACAGAGAATAAAAGATATTCCTTTCATTGTGAAACTTCCAGAGAAAAGTTTGGAACCGaaagaaatattagaaagaataaaaacaTGTGTTCAGTTAG catattGTTATTTAGGTGATTATGATTGGGAAAGTGGTAAAGTGTCTGGAGCTATATATAGGGTTGATATTAATCTTTTGCAATTAATGGGAGATATTTATAGCATTGCATCATATACAAATCCATTACATCCTGATATTTTTCCTGGTGTATGTAAGATGGAAGCAGAAGTGGTGAGAATAGTTTGTAATTTGTTCCATGGAGATGAAGATTCTTGTGGCACT ATGACCAGCGGTGGTACGGAATCGATCTTATTGGCATGTAAAACATATAGGGATTATGCAAGGAATGTGAAAGGTATAAAAAATCCAGAAATAGTAATGCCTATAACAGCACACTCTGCTTTTGATAAAGCTGCTCAGTACTTAAAACTTAAAGTACGTTCTGTCCCTGTCAACCAACATAGCTATACTGCTTGTATTAAATCTATGGAAAAAGCTATTACAAGGAATACAATAatg tTAATAGGATCAACACCAAACTTTCCGTATGGAACAATGGATAATATTAAAGCAATTTCTGATCTAGGAGTAAAATACAATATTCCGGTTCATGTTGATGCTTGTCTCGGtggatttttaatttgtttcatGCCAAATGCAGGTTTTAATGTACCACCTTGTGACTTTAGACTTTCCGGAGTTACAAGTATATCGGTTGATACGCATAaa TATGCATATGCTCCGAAAGGTTCTTCGCTTAttctttatagaaataaaaagttAAGACATTATCAATATACTATAACAACCGATTGGCCTGGTGGTATATATGGTTCGCCAACTGTAAGTGGTTCAAGAGCTGGTGGAATTATAGCATCATGTTGGGCTACATTAATGTATTTTGGttataatgaatatttagaatCGACAAAGAAAATTATAGAAACTACTAAATATATCGAACAACG ATTGAGAAAGTTAgatggaatttttatttttggtaCCCCGGCTACTTCGGTTATAGCATTAGGGTCAAATGATTTTCACATTTATAAACTTTCGGAAGCTCTAAATGTAAGAGGATGGAACTTGAATACACTTCAGTTCCCGTGTGGCATACATCTTTGTGTTACGTATGTCCATACACAATTAGGTGTAGCAGATCAATTTTTAAGTGACGTTGAAACTGAATTAAGTATAATCTTAAAAAATCCAGAAGCTCCTGTCGATGGGAAG
- the LOC126924016 gene encoding sphingosine-1-phosphate lyase isoform X3, which yields MNVYFLGVNNMKQLINNYFEAKEPWQIVTITSTTILATVWLWNFVFQDESLVERAKKQLFSLRNFIPAIRNKIDQELDKINQTFEQETLQRIKDIPFIVKLPEKSLEPKEILERIKTCVQLAYCYLGDYDWESGKVSGAIYRVDINLLQLMGDIYSIASYTNPLHPDIFPGVCKMEAEVVRIVCNLFHGDEDSCGTMTSGGTESILLACKTYRDYARNVKGIKNPEIVMPITAHSAFDKAAQYLKLKVRSVPVNQHSYTACIKSMEKAITRNTIMLIGSTPNFPYGTMDNIKAISDLGVKYNIPVHVDACLGGFLICFMPNAGFNVPPCDFRLSGVTSISVDTHKYAYAPKGSSLILYRNKKLRHYQYTITTDWPGGIYGSPTVSGSRAGGIIASCWATLMYFGYNEYLESTKKIIETTKYIEQRLRKLDGIFIFGTPATSVIALGSNDFHIYKLSEALNVRGWNLNTLQFPCGIHLCVTYVHTQLGVADQFLSDVETELSIILKNPEAPVDGKLAIYGMSQSIPDRSIVGDFAKCFLDSIYFTPGNKTMVNNGSSI from the exons atgaacgtatattttcttggtgttaataatatgaaacaactgattaataattattttgaagCCAAAGAACCATGGCAAATAGTGACTATAACCAGTACAACCATCCTTGCCACAGTTTGGTTATGGAATTTTGTCTTTCAAGATGAGA GTCTGGTAGAAAGAGCAAAGAAGCAACTGTTTAGTTTAAGGAATTTTATACCTGCTATTAGAAATAAAATTGATCAAGAATTAGATAAGATTAATCAAACGTTTGAACAAGAAACGTTACAGAGAATAAAAGATATTCCTTTCATTGTGAAACTTCCAGAGAAAAGTTTGGAACCGaaagaaatattagaaagaataaaaacaTGTGTTCAGTTAG catattGTTATTTAGGTGATTATGATTGGGAAAGTGGTAAAGTGTCTGGAGCTATATATAGGGTTGATATTAATCTTTTGCAATTAATGGGAGATATTTATAGCATTGCATCATATACAAATCCATTACATCCTGATATTTTTCCTGGTGTATGTAAGATGGAAGCAGAAGTGGTGAGAATAGTTTGTAATTTGTTCCATGGAGATGAAGATTCTTGTGGCACT ATGACCAGCGGTGGTACGGAATCGATCTTATTGGCATGTAAAACATATAGGGATTATGCAAGGAATGTGAAAGGTATAAAAAATCCAGAAATAGTAATGCCTATAACAGCACACTCTGCTTTTGATAAAGCTGCTCAGTACTTAAAACTTAAAGTACGTTCTGTCCCTGTCAACCAACATAGCTATACTGCTTGTATTAAATCTATGGAAAAAGCTATTACAAGGAATACAATAatg tTAATAGGATCAACACCAAACTTTCCGTATGGAACAATGGATAATATTAAAGCAATTTCTGATCTAGGAGTAAAATACAATATTCCGGTTCATGTTGATGCTTGTCTCGGtggatttttaatttgtttcatGCCAAATGCAGGTTTTAATGTACCACCTTGTGACTTTAGACTTTCCGGAGTTACAAGTATATCGGTTGATACGCATAaa TATGCATATGCTCCGAAAGGTTCTTCGCTTAttctttatagaaataaaaagttAAGACATTATCAATATACTATAACAACCGATTGGCCTGGTGGTATATATGGTTCGCCAACTGTAAGTGGTTCAAGAGCTGGTGGAATTATAGCATCATGTTGGGCTACATTAATGTATTTTGGttataatgaatatttagaatCGACAAAGAAAATTATAGAAACTACTAAATATATCGAACAACG ATTGAGAAAGTTAgatggaatttttatttttggtaCCCCGGCTACTTCGGTTATAGCATTAGGGTCAAATGATTTTCACATTTATAAACTTTCGGAAGCTCTAAATGTAAGAGGATGGAACTTGAATACACTTCAGTTCCCGTGTGGCATACATCTTTGTGTTACGTATGTCCATACACAATTAGGTGTAGCAGATCAATTTTTAAGTGACGTTGAAACTGAATTAAGTATAATCTTAAAAAATCCAGAAGCTCCTGTCGATGGGAAG
- the LOC126924016 gene encoding sphingosine-1-phosphate lyase isoform X4 — MNVYFLGVNNMKQLINNYFEAKEPWQIVTITSTTILATVWLWNFVFQDESLVERAKKQLFSLRNFIPAIRNKIDQELDKINQTFEQETLQRIKDIPFIVKLPEKSLEPKEILERIKTCVQLGDYDWESGKVSGAIYRVDINLLQLMGDIYSIASYTNPLHPDIFPGVCKMEAEVVRIVCNLFHGDEDSCGTMTSGGTESILLACKTYRDYARNVKGIKNPEIVMPITAHSAFDKAAQYLKLKVRSVPVNQHSYTACIKSMEKAITRNTIMLIGSTPNFPYGTMDNIKAISDLGVKYNIPVHVDACLGGFLICFMPNAGFNVPPCDFRLSGVTSISVDTHKYAYAPKGSSLILYRNKKLRHYQYTITTDWPGGIYGSPTVSGSRAGGIIASCWATLMYFGYNEYLESTKKIIETTKYIEQRLRKLDGIFIFGTPATSVIALGSNDFHIYKLSEALNVRGWNLNTLQFPCGIHLCVTYVHTQLGVADQFLSDVETELSIILKNPEAPVDGKLAIYGMSQSIPDRSIVGDFAKCFLDSIYFTPGNKTMVNNGSSI, encoded by the exons atgaacgtatattttcttggtgttaataatatgaaacaactgattaataattattttgaagCCAAAGAACCATGGCAAATAGTGACTATAACCAGTACAACCATCCTTGCCACAGTTTGGTTATGGAATTTTGTCTTTCAAGATGAGA GTCTGGTAGAAAGAGCAAAGAAGCAACTGTTTAGTTTAAGGAATTTTATACCTGCTATTAGAAATAAAATTGATCAAGAATTAGATAAGATTAATCAAACGTTTGAACAAGAAACGTTACAGAGAATAAAAGATATTCCTTTCATTGTGAAACTTCCAGAGAAAAGTTTGGAACCGaaagaaatattagaaagaataaaaacaTGTGTTCAGTTAG GTGATTATGATTGGGAAAGTGGTAAAGTGTCTGGAGCTATATATAGGGTTGATATTAATCTTTTGCAATTAATGGGAGATATTTATAGCATTGCATCATATACAAATCCATTACATCCTGATATTTTTCCTGGTGTATGTAAGATGGAAGCAGAAGTGGTGAGAATAGTTTGTAATTTGTTCCATGGAGATGAAGATTCTTGTGGCACT ATGACCAGCGGTGGTACGGAATCGATCTTATTGGCATGTAAAACATATAGGGATTATGCAAGGAATGTGAAAGGTATAAAAAATCCAGAAATAGTAATGCCTATAACAGCACACTCTGCTTTTGATAAAGCTGCTCAGTACTTAAAACTTAAAGTACGTTCTGTCCCTGTCAACCAACATAGCTATACTGCTTGTATTAAATCTATGGAAAAAGCTATTACAAGGAATACAATAatg tTAATAGGATCAACACCAAACTTTCCGTATGGAACAATGGATAATATTAAAGCAATTTCTGATCTAGGAGTAAAATACAATATTCCGGTTCATGTTGATGCTTGTCTCGGtggatttttaatttgtttcatGCCAAATGCAGGTTTTAATGTACCACCTTGTGACTTTAGACTTTCCGGAGTTACAAGTATATCGGTTGATACGCATAaa TATGCATATGCTCCGAAAGGTTCTTCGCTTAttctttatagaaataaaaagttAAGACATTATCAATATACTATAACAACCGATTGGCCTGGTGGTATATATGGTTCGCCAACTGTAAGTGGTTCAAGAGCTGGTGGAATTATAGCATCATGTTGGGCTACATTAATGTATTTTGGttataatgaatatttagaatCGACAAAGAAAATTATAGAAACTACTAAATATATCGAACAACG ATTGAGAAAGTTAgatggaatttttatttttggtaCCCCGGCTACTTCGGTTATAGCATTAGGGTCAAATGATTTTCACATTTATAAACTTTCGGAAGCTCTAAATGTAAGAGGATGGAACTTGAATACACTTCAGTTCCCGTGTGGCATACATCTTTGTGTTACGTATGTCCATACACAATTAGGTGTAGCAGATCAATTTTTAAGTGACGTTGAAACTGAATTAAGTATAATCTTAAAAAATCCAGAAGCTCCTGTCGATGGGAAG
- the LOC126924016 gene encoding sphingosine-1-phosphate lyase isoform X2, whose amino-acid sequence MNVYFLGVNNMKQLINNYFEAKEPWQIVTITSTTILATVWLWNFVFQDEMNSKFCFLGLVERAKKQLFSLRNFIPAIRNKIDQELDKINQTFEQETLQRIKDIPFIVKLPEKSLEPKEILERIKTCVQLGDYDWESGKVSGAIYRVDINLLQLMGDIYSIASYTNPLHPDIFPGVCKMEAEVVRIVCNLFHGDEDSCGTMTSGGTESILLACKTYRDYARNVKGIKNPEIVMPITAHSAFDKAAQYLKLKVRSVPVNQHSYTACIKSMEKAITRNTIMLIGSTPNFPYGTMDNIKAISDLGVKYNIPVHVDACLGGFLICFMPNAGFNVPPCDFRLSGVTSISVDTHKYAYAPKGSSLILYRNKKLRHYQYTITTDWPGGIYGSPTVSGSRAGGIIASCWATLMYFGYNEYLESTKKIIETTKYIEQRLRKLDGIFIFGTPATSVIALGSNDFHIYKLSEALNVRGWNLNTLQFPCGIHLCVTYVHTQLGVADQFLSDVETELSIILKNPEAPVDGKLAIYGMSQSIPDRSIVGDFAKCFLDSIYFTPGNKTMVNNGSSI is encoded by the exons atgaacgtatattttcttggtgttaataatatgaaacaactgattaataattattttgaagCCAAAGAACCATGGCAAATAGTGACTATAACCAGTACAACCATCCTTGCCACAGTTTGGTTATGGAATTTTGTCTTTCAAGATGAGA TGAATAGCAAATTTTGTTTTCTAGGTCTGGTAGAAAGAGCAAAGAAGCAACTGTTTAGTTTAAGGAATTTTATACCTGCTATTAGAAATAAAATTGATCAAGAATTAGATAAGATTAATCAAACGTTTGAACAAGAAACGTTACAGAGAATAAAAGATATTCCTTTCATTGTGAAACTTCCAGAGAAAAGTTTGGAACCGaaagaaatattagaaagaataaaaacaTGTGTTCAGTTAG GTGATTATGATTGGGAAAGTGGTAAAGTGTCTGGAGCTATATATAGGGTTGATATTAATCTTTTGCAATTAATGGGAGATATTTATAGCATTGCATCATATACAAATCCATTACATCCTGATATTTTTCCTGGTGTATGTAAGATGGAAGCAGAAGTGGTGAGAATAGTTTGTAATTTGTTCCATGGAGATGAAGATTCTTGTGGCACT ATGACCAGCGGTGGTACGGAATCGATCTTATTGGCATGTAAAACATATAGGGATTATGCAAGGAATGTGAAAGGTATAAAAAATCCAGAAATAGTAATGCCTATAACAGCACACTCTGCTTTTGATAAAGCTGCTCAGTACTTAAAACTTAAAGTACGTTCTGTCCCTGTCAACCAACATAGCTATACTGCTTGTATTAAATCTATGGAAAAAGCTATTACAAGGAATACAATAatg tTAATAGGATCAACACCAAACTTTCCGTATGGAACAATGGATAATATTAAAGCAATTTCTGATCTAGGAGTAAAATACAATATTCCGGTTCATGTTGATGCTTGTCTCGGtggatttttaatttgtttcatGCCAAATGCAGGTTTTAATGTACCACCTTGTGACTTTAGACTTTCCGGAGTTACAAGTATATCGGTTGATACGCATAaa TATGCATATGCTCCGAAAGGTTCTTCGCTTAttctttatagaaataaaaagttAAGACATTATCAATATACTATAACAACCGATTGGCCTGGTGGTATATATGGTTCGCCAACTGTAAGTGGTTCAAGAGCTGGTGGAATTATAGCATCATGTTGGGCTACATTAATGTATTTTGGttataatgaatatttagaatCGACAAAGAAAATTATAGAAACTACTAAATATATCGAACAACG ATTGAGAAAGTTAgatggaatttttatttttggtaCCCCGGCTACTTCGGTTATAGCATTAGGGTCAAATGATTTTCACATTTATAAACTTTCGGAAGCTCTAAATGTAAGAGGATGGAACTTGAATACACTTCAGTTCCCGTGTGGCATACATCTTTGTGTTACGTATGTCCATACACAATTAGGTGTAGCAGATCAATTTTTAAGTGACGTTGAAACTGAATTAAGTATAATCTTAAAAAATCCAGAAGCTCCTGTCGATGGGAAG